The following proteins are encoded in a genomic region of Oncorhynchus kisutch isolate 150728-3 linkage group LG4, Okis_V2, whole genome shotgun sequence:
- the LOC109889975 gene encoding carbohydrate sulfotransferase 15 isoform X1, producing MPCLDDGDNSRRGLPSVLELRRVPLWSLGPLRSVRKVKVISFLLGLTLTFLIMASYILTWDKKGLMMTLSPFHLRTIVNPSSTLPHNLSSTKDYANIKLLVKCITSKLEFSPRKLPLLKDVVNTDSHLFSVIPRQFLPNIKSPCWYEELSGKTKVDPYRKNLYAVRSKSFRTVCDYLRKHFQEHLYHSDDDKQYRLRCLPYFYIIGQPKCGTTDLFHRLLLHPEVKFTTMKEPHWWTRKRFGIIHLKDGLLERFPVEDYLDLFELAAYHIQEGILGNTSVDHSQRHIITGEASASTMWDNQAWSYLYNYRADGEPPFLAQDFIHAVQPNAKIIVMLRDPVERLYSDYLYFNMANKSVEDFDLRVSESLQLFEACLAENSVRSCVYNTSLSNAMTVRLNLGLYSVFLLDWLTVFHRDQILVLQLEDYAANLRLTIRKVFDFLNGIYLSRRRQLSPRGPCPTHGEQQTGAWAPCCPAPGTSSGSSTSHSTTNWPQSWTTRSSTGQRHKEWLHLRWIQT from the exons ATGCCCTGTTTGGACGATGGGGATAACAGCCGCAGAGGCCTGCCCAGTGTCCTAGAGTTGAGGCGGGTTCCTCTATGGTCATTGGGGCCCCTGAGGAGTGTCAGAAAGGTCAAGGTTATCAGCTTCCTGCTAGGATTGACGTTGACCTTCCTCATCATGGCGTCTTACATTTTAACCTGGGATAAAAAGGGTCTGATGATGACCCTGTCACCGTTCCACCTCAGGACTATAGTCAACCCAAGCAGCACCCTCCCCCATAACCTGTCTTCTACCAAGGACTACGCCAACATTAAGCTCCTGGTGAAGTGCATTACATCTAAGCTTGAGTTCAGCCCAAGGAAGCTGCCTCTTCTGAAGGACGTTGTCAATACGGACTCTCAT TTGTTTTCCGTTATTCCTCGTCAGTTCCTGCCCAATATCAAGAGTCCATGCTGGTATGAGGAGCTCTCTGGGAAAACCAAAGTGGATCCTTACAGGAAAAACTTGTATGCAGTTCGCTCTAAGAGTTTCCGGACTGTCTGTGACTACCTAAGGAAACATTTCCAGGAACACTTGTACCACAGTGACGACGACAAGCAATACCGCCTGCGCTGTCTGCCATACTTCTACATCATTGGCCAGCCCAAATGTGGCACAACGGACCTGTTTCACCGACTGCTGCTACACCCGGAGGTCAAGTTCACCACTATGAAAGAGCCCCACTGGTGGACAAGGAAAAGGTTTG GTATCATCCATCTTAAAGATGGCCTCCTAGAACGCTTCCCTGTGGAGGATTACCTGGACCTGTTTGAACTGGCTGCCTACCACATCCAGGAGGGAATACTGGGGAATACCTCTGTAGACCACAGCCAGCGACACATTATTACAG GTGAAGCAAGCGCATCCACAATGTGGGACAACCAAGCCTGGAGCTATCTCTATAACTACCGGGCAGATGGGGAGCCTCCTTTCCTGGCCCAGGACTTCATCCACGCAGTTCAGCCCAACGCTAAAATCATTGTCATGCTCAGAGACCCAGTAGAGAG GTTATATTCAGACTACCTGTACTTCAACATGGCTAACAAGTCTGTGGAGGACTTTGACCTGAGGGTCTCAGAATCCCTACAGCTGTTTGAGGCTTGTTTAGCAGAAAACTCTGTGCGTTCCTGTGTCTACAACACAAGCCTCTCCAATGCCATGACG GTCAGACTGAACCTAGGACTGTATAGTGTCTTCCTGCTGGACTGGTTGACTGTCTTCCATAGAGATCAGATCCTAGTTCTGCAGTTAGAAGATTACGCTGCCAATCTGAGACTCACCATACGTAAAGTCTTTGACTTCCTAAAT GGCATTTATCTGAGCAGACGGAGGCAGCTCTCACCAAGAGGCCCATGTCCAACACACGGAGAGCAGCAGACAGGAGCCTGGGCCCCATGCTGCCCAGCACCAGGGACCTCCTCAGGGAGTTCCACCAGCCATTCAACCACAAACTGGCCACAATCCTGGACAACAAGGTCTTCCACTGGACAGAGACATAAGGAATGGCTCCACCTCAGATGGATACAGACCTGA
- the LOC109889975 gene encoding carbohydrate sulfotransferase 15 isoform X3, whose translation MPCLDDGDNSRRGLPSVLELRRVPLWSLGPLRSVRKVKVISFLLGLTLTFLIMASYILTWDKKGLMMTLSPFHLRTIVNPSSTLPHNLSSTKDYANIKLLVKCITSKLEFSPRKLPLLKDVVNTDSHLFSVIPRQFLPNIKSPCWYEELSGKTKVDPYRKNLYAVRSKSFRTVCDYLRKHFQEHLYHSDDDKQYRLRCLPYFYIIGQPKCGTTDLFHRLLLHPEVKFTTMKEPHWWTRKRFGIIHLKDGLLERFPVEDYLDLFELAAYHIQEGILGNTSVDHSQRHIITGEASASTMWDNQAWSYLYNYRADGEPPFLAQDFIHAVQPNAKIIVMLRDPVERLYSDYLYFNMANKSVEDFDLRVSESLQLFEACLAENSVRSCVYNTSLSNAMTGIYLSRRRQLSPRGPCPTHGEQQTGAWAPCCPAPGTSSGSSTSHSTTNWPQSWTTRSSTGQRHKEWLHLRWIQT comes from the exons ATGCCCTGTTTGGACGATGGGGATAACAGCCGCAGAGGCCTGCCCAGTGTCCTAGAGTTGAGGCGGGTTCCTCTATGGTCATTGGGGCCCCTGAGGAGTGTCAGAAAGGTCAAGGTTATCAGCTTCCTGCTAGGATTGACGTTGACCTTCCTCATCATGGCGTCTTACATTTTAACCTGGGATAAAAAGGGTCTGATGATGACCCTGTCACCGTTCCACCTCAGGACTATAGTCAACCCAAGCAGCACCCTCCCCCATAACCTGTCTTCTACCAAGGACTACGCCAACATTAAGCTCCTGGTGAAGTGCATTACATCTAAGCTTGAGTTCAGCCCAAGGAAGCTGCCTCTTCTGAAGGACGTTGTCAATACGGACTCTCAT TTGTTTTCCGTTATTCCTCGTCAGTTCCTGCCCAATATCAAGAGTCCATGCTGGTATGAGGAGCTCTCTGGGAAAACCAAAGTGGATCCTTACAGGAAAAACTTGTATGCAGTTCGCTCTAAGAGTTTCCGGACTGTCTGTGACTACCTAAGGAAACATTTCCAGGAACACTTGTACCACAGTGACGACGACAAGCAATACCGCCTGCGCTGTCTGCCATACTTCTACATCATTGGCCAGCCCAAATGTGGCACAACGGACCTGTTTCACCGACTGCTGCTACACCCGGAGGTCAAGTTCACCACTATGAAAGAGCCCCACTGGTGGACAAGGAAAAGGTTTG GTATCATCCATCTTAAAGATGGCCTCCTAGAACGCTTCCCTGTGGAGGATTACCTGGACCTGTTTGAACTGGCTGCCTACCACATCCAGGAGGGAATACTGGGGAATACCTCTGTAGACCACAGCCAGCGACACATTATTACAG GTGAAGCAAGCGCATCCACAATGTGGGACAACCAAGCCTGGAGCTATCTCTATAACTACCGGGCAGATGGGGAGCCTCCTTTCCTGGCCCAGGACTTCATCCACGCAGTTCAGCCCAACGCTAAAATCATTGTCATGCTCAGAGACCCAGTAGAGAG GTTATATTCAGACTACCTGTACTTCAACATGGCTAACAAGTCTGTGGAGGACTTTGACCTGAGGGTCTCAGAATCCCTACAGCTGTTTGAGGCTTGTTTAGCAGAAAACTCTGTGCGTTCCTGTGTCTACAACACAAGCCTCTCCAATGCCATGACG GGCATTTATCTGAGCAGACGGAGGCAGCTCTCACCAAGAGGCCCATGTCCAACACACGGAGAGCAGCAGACAGGAGCCTGGGCCCCATGCTGCCCAGCACCAGGGACCTCCTCAGGGAGTTCCACCAGCCATTCAACCACAAACTGGCCACAATCCTGGACAACAAGGTCTTCCACTGGACAGAGACATAAGGAATGGCTCCACCTCAGATGGATACAGACCTGA
- the LOC109889975 gene encoding carbohydrate sulfotransferase 15 isoform X2, which produces MPCLDDGDNSRRGLPSVLELRRVPLWSLGPLRSVRKVKVISFLLGLTLTFLIMASYILTWDKKGLMMTLSPFHLRTIVNPSSTLPHNLSSTKDYANIKLLVKCITSKLEFSPRKLPLLKDVVNTDSHLFSVIPRQFLPNIKSPCWYEELSGKTKVDPYRKNLYAVRSKSFRTVCDYLRKHFQEHLYHSDDDKQYRLRCLPYFYIIGQPKCGTTDLFHRLLLHPEVKFTTMKEPHWWTRKRFGIIHLKDGLLERFPVEDYLDLFELAAYHIQEGILGNTSVDHSQRHIITGEASASTMWDNQAWSYLYNYRADGEPPFLAQDFIHAVQPNAKIIVMLRDPVERLYSDYLYFNMANKSVEDFDLRVSESLQLFEACLAENSVRSCVYNTSLSNAMTVRLNLGLYSVFLLDWLTVFHRDQILVLQLEDYAANLRLTIRKVFDFLNVGHLSEQTEAALTKRPMSNTRRAADRSLGPMLPSTRDLLREFHQPFNHKLATILDNKVFHWTET; this is translated from the exons ATGCCCTGTTTGGACGATGGGGATAACAGCCGCAGAGGCCTGCCCAGTGTCCTAGAGTTGAGGCGGGTTCCTCTATGGTCATTGGGGCCCCTGAGGAGTGTCAGAAAGGTCAAGGTTATCAGCTTCCTGCTAGGATTGACGTTGACCTTCCTCATCATGGCGTCTTACATTTTAACCTGGGATAAAAAGGGTCTGATGATGACCCTGTCACCGTTCCACCTCAGGACTATAGTCAACCCAAGCAGCACCCTCCCCCATAACCTGTCTTCTACCAAGGACTACGCCAACATTAAGCTCCTGGTGAAGTGCATTACATCTAAGCTTGAGTTCAGCCCAAGGAAGCTGCCTCTTCTGAAGGACGTTGTCAATACGGACTCTCAT TTGTTTTCCGTTATTCCTCGTCAGTTCCTGCCCAATATCAAGAGTCCATGCTGGTATGAGGAGCTCTCTGGGAAAACCAAAGTGGATCCTTACAGGAAAAACTTGTATGCAGTTCGCTCTAAGAGTTTCCGGACTGTCTGTGACTACCTAAGGAAACATTTCCAGGAACACTTGTACCACAGTGACGACGACAAGCAATACCGCCTGCGCTGTCTGCCATACTTCTACATCATTGGCCAGCCCAAATGTGGCACAACGGACCTGTTTCACCGACTGCTGCTACACCCGGAGGTCAAGTTCACCACTATGAAAGAGCCCCACTGGTGGACAAGGAAAAGGTTTG GTATCATCCATCTTAAAGATGGCCTCCTAGAACGCTTCCCTGTGGAGGATTACCTGGACCTGTTTGAACTGGCTGCCTACCACATCCAGGAGGGAATACTGGGGAATACCTCTGTAGACCACAGCCAGCGACACATTATTACAG GTGAAGCAAGCGCATCCACAATGTGGGACAACCAAGCCTGGAGCTATCTCTATAACTACCGGGCAGATGGGGAGCCTCCTTTCCTGGCCCAGGACTTCATCCACGCAGTTCAGCCCAACGCTAAAATCATTGTCATGCTCAGAGACCCAGTAGAGAG GTTATATTCAGACTACCTGTACTTCAACATGGCTAACAAGTCTGTGGAGGACTTTGACCTGAGGGTCTCAGAATCCCTACAGCTGTTTGAGGCTTGTTTAGCAGAAAACTCTGTGCGTTCCTGTGTCTACAACACAAGCCTCTCCAATGCCATGACG GTCAGACTGAACCTAGGACTGTATAGTGTCTTCCTGCTGGACTGGTTGACTGTCTTCCATAGAGATCAGATCCTAGTTCTGCAGTTAGAAGATTACGCTGCCAATCTGAGACTCACCATACGTAAAGTCTTTGACTTCCTAAATGTGG GGCATTTATCTGAGCAGACGGAGGCAGCTCTCACCAAGAGGCCCATGTCCAACACACGGAGAGCAGCAGACAGGAGCCTGGGCCCCATGCTGCCCAGCACCAGGGACCTCCTCAGGGAGTTCCACCAGCCATTCAACCACAAACTGGCCACAATCCTGGACAACAAGGTCTTCCACTGGACAGAGACATAA